The genomic DNA GGTAACAAAGGCCAATCCATGAACGGCTGCCGATGCTCGTCACTGGCAAAGTGATTTGATAACTCCTGTTGATCCACTGACAAGATGTTAACAGCGTATCCACCAGCTCGCCGGATGTGCTCTCCCATTAGCGAACTCCGCTGAAGCGCAAAGGAGACCAGAGGAGGCTCCAGCGAAACCGAGGCGAAGGAGTTGATCGTTACCCCGTATTGCTCTCCCTCTGGTGTGCGAGTCGTGATCACCGTGATTCCTGTGGCGAACCGACCGAAGACCTGGCGCAGGTCCTTGGAATCCATGAATGTCAAACAGTTTGGCAGAAGGGGATAAAACCAGCCTAGCGGAAAATAAAGCGCTTGGCTAGTCCGAGTTCAACGAGACACAGCTATCTTAGATCACTCGCTGCAACAGGTGGGCAAATTTGTGGAAATCTGTTCAAAAGGCAAAAAAAAACGGGATCGTCCGCCGAAACGAACAATCCCGTTTTCTAGGATACCAAATTCAGCTTAACTGAATCTTAGAAACCGTAGTTCCACGAAGCGCCAAGCGCTGTACCAGAACCACCTTTGCCATCAACGTCAGATGAAGCAGTTGAAGTACCAGCACCCAGTTTCAATGTGACATTCTCAACGAAGAATGGCGTGTTGTAGGATGCATTGATTCGGGTAACCTTGGTTTCGTCTGTCTCTGCACCATCTCCAAGGATGTTGAATGATGCTCCAACTGAGCTTCCACCACCCAGTGCAACTTCTACGTACCCGTTCAGAGTGCTTGGTGTTGTTTCCGTATCGCCGTCTTTGGTGGTCTTACTTGTGTAGCCAAGACCAACTGTAGCAGCACCAGCAGCCACATTACCCATCAACTGGAAACCAGCATCTGACTTATCAAGTGTATCGGTTCCACTTTTTTGTGGGCTGAAACTCAATGTGTAGAAAGTAGCAGATATGTTCACACTGCCCAAGCCAGCTTTGATCACTGGGCGAATACCAGTCACGTT from SAR324 cluster bacterium includes the following:
- a CDS encoding flavin reductase family protein; this encodes MDSKDLRQVFGRFATGITVITTRTPEGEQYGVTINSFASVSLEPPLVSFALQRSSLMGEHIRRAGGYAVNILSVDQQELSNHFASDEHRQPFMDWPLLPEPASQPLLSGCLAVLTCRLWQEYGGGDHVLLLAEVLDCQAFEGQPLLYYRSRYATL